The genomic segment CCCGCTCCCAGTTTCGACGACGGCCTGTGCGTCCAGCAGGTCCTGCACGCGGTCGAGACCAGCGCGGCCGACGACGCCCGCTGGACTCCGGTGGCCGGCACCACCGTGAGCACCGCCACGGCCAGGAGGAGGTGAACCCAGCCCTTTTCGTTCGGTCTCCTCGCTCGTACCGCCGCCACCCAAGGAAGTGTGTGTATTCGTCATGCGCGGATTGAGAAAACTCCGATCGGAAAGTACTCCGAAACCCAGCCGGACCGCCATCCGGCTGGGCGTGCTGGCCATTTCGGCGGCCACCGCGTTCAGCGGTGGTTCCTTCGCCGCCGCGGCCCAGCCCGACGAGGTCGCGCCCCAGCACGAAGAAGCCAGCGTGCTGGTCTTCTCCAAGACCGCGGGCTTCCGGCACGACTCCATTCCGGCCGGGATCGCCGCCATCCAGCAACTCGGCACCGACAACCACTTCTCGGTCGAAGCCACCGAAGACGCCGGTGCCTTCACCGACACCAACCTGGCCCGCTTCGACGCGGTGATCTGGCTGTCCACCACCGGTGACGTGCTCAACCCCGAGCAGCAGGGCGCCTTCGAGCGCTACATCACCGCCGGGGGCGGGTACGCCGGGGTGCACGCCGCTTCCGACACCGAATACGACTGGCCGTTCTACGGCGACCTGGTCGGGGCGTACTTCAACTCGCACCCGCAGATCCAGCAGGCCACGGTCAACGTCGAGGACCGCCAGCACCCGTCCACTTCGGAGCTGCCGTACCAGTGGCCGCGGACCGACGAGTGGTACAACTACCGCGAAAACCCGCGCCAGGACGTGCACGTGCTCGCCGCGCTCGACGAGCAGAGCTACGACCCGGGCAACGGCGCCATGGGTGATCACCCGATCGCCTGGTGCCACACCAATTCCGGCGGCCGCTCCTGGTACACCGGTGGTGGGCACACCATCGCGTCCTACAGCGAGCCCGAATTCCTCAGCCACCTCAAGGGCGGCATCCTCTACGCCGCCGGTGTGGTCGAGGGCGACTGCTCCACAGAGGACCCGGGCACCGGCGAACCCGGCGACGCCGACTTCGACCAGATCACCCTGGCCAAGGGCGAGGAGAAGACCGGCGAGCCGATCGCCCTGGCCGTGCTCCCCAACCGCGACGTGATCCACACTTCGCGCGACGGCCGCGTCTGGTACACCACCTCGGGCGCGACCACCTCACTGGCCGCGCAGGTCCCCGTCTACAACCACGACGAGGACGGCCTCCAGGGCGTGGCGGTCGACCCGGACTTCGCCAGCAACCGCTGGGTGTACCTCTACTACGCACCCAAGCTGAACACCCCCGCCGGGGACGCGCCGGAGAACGGCACGGCCGCCGACTTCGAGCCGTTCAAGGGCTACAACCAGCTCTCGCGGTTCAAGCTGGCCGAGAACAACACGCTCGACCTCGGCAGCGAACAGCAGATCCTCCAGGTCCCGGCCGAACGCGGCATCTGCTGCCACGCCGGTGGCGAGATCGACTTCGACGCCGCGGGCAACCTGCTGCTGTCCACCGGTGACGACTCGAACCCGTTCGCGTCCGACGGCTACACCCCGATCGACGAGCGGTCCACCCGCAACCCGGTCTTCGACGCGCAGCGGTCTTCCGGCAACACCAACGACCTGCGCGGCAAGCTGCTGCGGATCAAGGTCGGGGACGACGGCAAGTACACCGTGCCCGAGGGCAACCTGTTCGCGCCCGGCACGGAGAAGACCAAGCCCGAGATCTACGCGATGGGCTTCCGCAACCCGTTCCGGTTCTCCGTGGACAAGGAGACCGGCTGGATCCACCTCGGTGACTACGGTCCCGACGCCGGTGCGGCCAACCCCGCGCGCGGCCCGGGCGGCACCGTGGAGTTCAACCTGATCAAGGGACCGGGCAACTTCGGCTGGCCGTACTGCGTCGGGGACAACCAGCCGTTCGTCGACTACGACTTCGCCACCGGCGCGTCGGGTCAGCCGTTCGACTGCGCGGCCCCGAAGAACCTCAGCCCGAACAACACCGGCCTGGTCGACCTGCCCCCGGTGCAGCCGGCCTGGATCCCCTACGACGGCGGTTCGGTGCCCGAGTTCGGCACCGGCGGCGAGTCGCCCATGGGCGGCCCGACCTACCGGTTCGACCCGGCGCTGGAGAACACCACGAAGTTCCCCGAGTACTACGACGGCAAGAACTTCGCCTACGAGTGGGACCGCGGCTGGATCAAGGAGATCACCGTGGGCGCCGACGGCGAACGCGGCGAGATCAAGCCGTTCTTCGACTCGATGGAGCTCGTCCGGCCGATGAACATCGAGTTCGGCCCGGACGGTTCGCTGTACGTGCTGGACTACGGCACCGGCTACTTCGGCGGTTCCGCGGAATCGGCGGTCTACCGGATCGACTACACCAAGGGCAACCGCACCCCCGAGGTGAAGGTGAGCACGGACAGGACCTCGGGTCCGGCGCCGCTCACGGTGAACTTCGACCCGGCGGGCACCACCGACCCGGACGGCGGCGAGCTGACCTACGCGTGGGACTTCGACGGGGACGGCACCACCGACTCCACCACCGCGGGTCCGGTCTCGCACACCTACGACACGGCCGGGCAGTACACCGCGAAGCTGTCGGTGACCGACTCGACCGGGCTGACCGGTGCGGCGAGCGTGGTGGTCACCGCGGGCAACAGCGCGCCGGTGGTCACCCTGGACGCGCCGGTAAACGGCGGGTTCTTCGGCTTCGGTGACAAGGTGCCGTTCAAGGTGACGGTGACCGACGCCGAGGACGGCCAGGTCGACTGCACCAAGGTCAAGGTCGAGTACATCCTCGGCCACGACAACCACGGTCACCCGCTGAGCCAGGCGACCGGGTGTGAAGGGGTCATCGAGACCCCGGCCGACGAGGGCCACGGGCTCGACGCCGACATCTTCGGCGTGATCAACGCCAGCTACACCGACAACGGCGCCGGCGCGGTTCCCCCGCTGACCGGTTCGGCGGAGAGCGTCCTGCAGCCCAAGCTCAAGCAGGCCGAGTTCTTCACCGAGACCAACGGCACCCAGGTGGTCGCCGCGGCCGGGGCCAGTGGCGGCAAGCGGGTCGGCTACATCGACGCCGGCGACTGGATCCAGTTCACCCCGGTGAACCTGACCGGCGTCACCGGCCTCGGCTACCGGGTCAGCTCCGGTGGCAGCGGCGGCACCATCGAGGTCCGCTCCGGCGCGCCGGACGGTCCGGTGGTCCAGACCGTGCAGGTGCCCAACACCGGTGGCTTCGACACCTACGTCGACCTGCCGCCCGCGCCGATCACCGACCCGGGTGGCACCAAGCCGCTGTTCCTGGTGTTCGGCGGGACCGGCACCGGTGGCCTGTTCGACGTCGACGCGATCAACGTCCAGGGTCCCGGGGTCGCGGAGCCGGTGGTCACCGCCTGCGAGCCGACCGCGCCGGAGGCGGGCTACACCAGCCTGTTCGACGGCACCGAGGCGAGCGCGGCGAACTGGAAGATGGCCGGTCCCGGGTCCTTCGAGATCCAGGCCGACTGCTCCTGGAAGACCGTGGGCGGCATGGGCCTGCTGTGGCACAAGGAGGAGTACAACGCCTACAGCCTCAAGCTGGACTGGAAGCTGGCCGGCGATGACAACTCCGGTGTCTTCGTGGGCTTCCCCGACCCCGGCAACGACCCGTGGGTCGCGGTCAACCAGGGCCAGGAGATCCAGATCGACGCCACCGACGCCCCCGACCGCACCACCGGGGCGATCTACGGGTTCAAGGGCGCCGACATCGCCAAGCGGGACGCGGCGCTGAAGCCGCCGGGCGAGTGGAACGCCTACGAGCTGGTGGTGGCCGGGCAGACGATCAAGGTCGTGCTGAACGGCGTGGTGATCAACGAGTACACGGAGACCGATCCGGCTCGTGACCTCTCGCAGGGCTTCATCGGCCTGCAGAACCACGGCAACGAGGACGACACCTTCTTCCGCAACGTGCGGATCAAGGAACTGGACGTCACCGCGCCGACGCTGGCCATCGGCGGGGCGGCCCAGGGCGGGGTCTACGGCGACTCC from the Amycolatopsis magusensis genome contains:
- a CDS encoding ThuA domain-containing protein, giving the protein MRGLRKLRSESTPKPSRTAIRLGVLAISAATAFSGGSFAAAAQPDEVAPQHEEASVLVFSKTAGFRHDSIPAGIAAIQQLGTDNHFSVEATEDAGAFTDTNLARFDAVIWLSTTGDVLNPEQQGAFERYITAGGGYAGVHAASDTEYDWPFYGDLVGAYFNSHPQIQQATVNVEDRQHPSTSELPYQWPRTDEWYNYRENPRQDVHVLAALDEQSYDPGNGAMGDHPIAWCHTNSGGRSWYTGGGHTIASYSEPEFLSHLKGGILYAAGVVEGDCSTEDPGTGEPGDADFDQITLAKGEEKTGEPIALAVLPNRDVIHTSRDGRVWYTTSGATTSLAAQVPVYNHDEDGLQGVAVDPDFASNRWVYLYYAPKLNTPAGDAPENGTAADFEPFKGYNQLSRFKLAENNTLDLGSEQQILQVPAERGICCHAGGEIDFDAAGNLLLSTGDDSNPFASDGYTPIDERSTRNPVFDAQRSSGNTNDLRGKLLRIKVGDDGKYTVPEGNLFAPGTEKTKPEIYAMGFRNPFRFSVDKETGWIHLGDYGPDAGAANPARGPGGTVEFNLIKGPGNFGWPYCVGDNQPFVDYDFATGASGQPFDCAAPKNLSPNNTGLVDLPPVQPAWIPYDGGSVPEFGTGGESPMGGPTYRFDPALENTTKFPEYYDGKNFAYEWDRGWIKEITVGADGERGEIKPFFDSMELVRPMNIEFGPDGSLYVLDYGTGYFGGSAESAVYRIDYTKGNRTPEVKVSTDRTSGPAPLTVNFDPAGTTDPDGGELTYAWDFDGDGTTDSTTAGPVSHTYDTAGQYTAKLSVTDSTGLTGAASVVVTAGNSAPVVTLDAPVNGGFFGFGDKVPFKVTVTDAEDGQVDCTKVKVEYILGHDNHGHPLSQATGCEGVIETPADEGHGLDADIFGVINASYTDNGAGAVPPLTGSAESVLQPKLKQAEFFTETNGTQVVAAAGASGGKRVGYIDAGDWIQFTPVNLTGVTGLGYRVSSGGSGGTIEVRSGAPDGPVVQTVQVPNTGGFDTYVDLPPAPITDPGGTKPLFLVFGGTGTGGLFDVDAINVQGPGVAEPVVTACEPTAPEAGYTSLFDGTEASAANWKMAGPGSFEIQADCSWKTVGGMGLLWHKEEYNAYSLKLDWKLAGDDNSGVFVGFPDPGNDPWVAVNQGQEIQIDATDAPDRTTGAIYGFKGADIAKRDAALKPPGEWNAYELVVAGQTIKVVLNGVVINEYTETDPARDLSQGFIGLQNHGNEDDTFFRNVRIKELDVTAPTLAIGGAAQGGVYGDSADLVLELGAQDEVGVTELTATLDGAPVRDGDLVALYRLPLGFHDLEVSAVDAAGNRTSQKVQFVTITSGRDAQQLLDRFRATSRLSLNAYNELGKQLKKARQAEANSNDTKAAKEYRKFAELAANPALVKDAEVRGVLVRDGNELAQRIEWSIAIAPSGGSIRKV